From Candidatus Delongbacteria bacterium, a single genomic window includes:
- a CDS encoding thioredoxin fold domain-containing protein encodes MKKTGMLFLILSMLLVFKGLNAEPIPADSFDPERDVKTAVFVDRGNLKDGDQFRLAVSFEIPEGYHITDSEYYYLNTESASKFSFEKPVFSKKDSYKGHNVFKNSSYIYTTGTFISGLLAEDMTISYGFQCCTEFGDESCFMPMDYEVVIDFNSVNSDFFEKNVQKIEIEKVEEKKVEESDDSDADLEEKLAEDIKTAGTWSLMIFIIAFLGGILDSMTPCVYPIIPVVISYMGAKSSGKKSAGFTLSLFFVLGLAFTYSIVGLLAAFLGGIFGVGDLAANPYVRTGIAIVFTVLAASMFGMFDINLVSSEQKAKMMQSGKSKSGFFGAIILGAVSGIIAAPCVGPVLAALLIHVATVGDMLYGWLIFLTFAFGLGLLFLLIGTFSGAIHALPQAGAWMMNIKKFFGFVMLGAAIFFVSILLPEYLTFAMIAILAMVIAVYIGGFRTPEHDSGFFSLIGKVLGLVFAVVSVVFILKTMVFFVELPFGGTVVTGNVSHTGEVHVPFRKTSDDLMVVEKAIDEIKGTEKLVMVDFWAEWCLNCKELDKVTWNVPSVVDYVKSHFIPVKLDITDKRSEFSKKYIEKFKDFGSTNPPVILFINSKGEVVEKIQGLVEGERMLKKLEKIKG; translated from the coding sequence ATGAAGAAAACTGGGATGCTATTTTTAATTCTTAGTATGTTGCTAGTTTTTAAAGGACTCAATGCAGAACCAATTCCTGCAGATTCTTTTGATCCAGAGAGAGATGTTAAAACAGCAGTATTTGTCGACAGGGGAAATTTGAAAGATGGAGATCAGTTTAGACTTGCTGTGTCATTTGAGATCCCAGAAGGATACCATATTACTGATAGTGAGTACTATTATCTAAACACAGAATCTGCATCAAAATTTAGTTTTGAAAAACCAGTTTTTTCAAAAAAGGATAGTTACAAAGGTCACAATGTTTTTAAAAATTCATCATACATTTATACAACCGGAACGTTTATATCTGGATTACTTGCTGAAGATATGACTATTTCATATGGTTTTCAATGTTGTACTGAGTTTGGTGATGAATCTTGTTTTATGCCAATGGATTATGAAGTGGTTATTGATTTTAATAGTGTAAATTCAGATTTTTTTGAGAAAAATGTACAAAAAATCGAAATAGAAAAAGTGGAAGAAAAGAAAGTGGAAGAATCTGACGATTCTGATGCTGATCTAGAAGAGAAACTTGCTGAGGATATAAAAACGGCTGGTACATGGTCATTGATGATTTTTATTATTGCCTTTTTAGGTGGTATTTTGGACAGTATGACTCCATGTGTGTATCCAATTATTCCTGTAGTTATAAGTTATATGGGGGCTAAATCTTCTGGTAAAAAATCTGCTGGTTTTACGCTTTCTCTATTTTTTGTTTTAGGATTGGCATTTACATATTCGATAGTAGGCTTACTTGCTGCATTCCTTGGTGGAATTTTTGGTGTAGGTGATCTGGCCGCAAATCCTTATGTAAGAACTGGTATTGCAATTGTGTTCACTGTTTTAGCAGCTTCAATGTTTGGTATGTTCGATATCAATCTTGTTTCTTCAGAACAAAAAGCTAAGATGATGCAAAGTGGAAAAAGCAAATCTGGCTTCTTTGGTGCTATTATATTAGGTGCAGTTTCAGGTATTATTGCTGCTCCTTGCGTTGGTCCAGTTTTAGCTGCTCTCTTGATTCACGTTGCAACAGTTGGTGATATGCTTTATGGTTGGTTAATTTTCCTCACTTTTGCTTTTGGTTTAGGTCTACTATTCTTATTGATAGGTACTTTCTCTGGAGCAATACATGCCCTACCACAAGCCGGTGCTTGGATGATGAATATCAAGAAGTTTTTCGGATTTGTAATGCTGGGTGCTGCGATCTTTTTTGTTTCAATACTACTTCCAGAATATTTGACATTTGCAATGATTGCGATATTAGCAATGGTAATAGCAGTTTATATCGGTGGTTTTAGAACTCCTGAGCATGATTCAGGGTTCTTCTCTCTGATTGGAAAAGTATTAGGACTAGTTTTTGCGGTTGTTTCAGTAGTATTTATTCTAAAAACAATGGTGTTTTTTGTAGAACTTCCTTTTGGTGGAACTGTTGTTACTGGTAATGTGAGTCATACTGGTGAGGTTCATGTACCTTTTAGAAAAACATCTGATGATCTGATGGTTGTTGAGAAAGCAATTGATGAAATCAAAGGAACTGAAAAATTAGTAATGGTAGATTTTTGGGCTGAGTGGTGTTTAAATTGTAAAGAGTTAGATAAAGTTACCTGGAATGTTCCATCGGTTGTAGATTATGTAAAATCACATTTTATTCCAGTAAAACTTGATATTACCGATAAAAGAAGCGAATTTTCAAAAAAGTATATTGAAAAATTTAAAGATTTTGGTTCTACTAATCCTCCTGTGATCCTTTTTATAAACAGTAAAGGCGAGGTCGTTGAGAAGATTCAAGGGTTAGTCGAAGGTGAAAGAATGTTAAAAAAACTTGAGAAAATAAAAGGATAA
- a CDS encoding thioredoxin family protein codes for MAMDITSNNFEAEVLKSEKITVLKFGAAWCGPCKKMDPIIDEIAKENPDLKVCYIDIDKERQIPIEFGVLSVPTTLFFVNGEVKDTIIGLVPKAKIMGVVEKLRG; via the coding sequence ATGGCAATGGATATTACTAGCAATAATTTTGAGGCTGAAGTACTTAAATCTGAGAAAATTACTGTTTTAAAATTTGGTGCAGCTTGGTGTGGACCTTGTAAAAAAATGGATCCAATTATCGATGAGATTGCTAAAGAAAATCCCGATCTTAAAGTATGCTATATCGATATTGATAAAGAAAGACAAATCCCAATCGAGTTTGGTGTTCTTTCCGTTCCAACTACTCTTTTCTTTGTTAATGGTGAAGTAAAAGATACTATTATTGGCTTAGTACCAAAAGCAAAAATTATGGGTGTTGTGGAGAAATTGAGAGGCTAG
- a CDS encoding VOC family protein: MKFYSGEINIICKDIEETKMFYIEIFGFKQVDEEEGAVRLENDGMYYLLLPFAENDMLVEKYCSKPEITFDLLVENLKETYDYLTKNNVIIEGEWNEKNGNIVVRDPNGLRIEIIEVDLSEE, translated from the coding sequence ATGAAATTTTATTCTGGTGAAATCAATATCATCTGTAAAGATATTGAAGAAACAAAAATGTTTTACATTGAAATTTTTGGATTTAAACAAGTTGATGAAGAGGAAGGAGCTGTACGTCTTGAAAACGATGGAATGTACTATCTTTTACTTCCATTTGCAGAAAATGACATGCTTGTTGAAAAATATTGCTCTAAACCAGAAATTACTTTTGATCTACTCGTGGAAAATCTTAAAGAGACATACGATTATCTTACTAAAAACAATGTGATAATTGAGGGCGAATGGAATGAGAAAAATGGTAATATAGTTGTTAGAGATCCAAATGGTTTGAGAATAGAGATTATTGAAGTTGATTTGAGTGAGGAATAA
- a CDS encoding glycosyltransferase family 1 protein: MDSLSLCLKIPKYKKFSSSNIRVLLFDDGNFIVGHFAEAFVKKDYAVEVFKINRIETIKKRYFKSFTKVLEEFKPDLIFSINFSGFDTEGSLSALLNVLQIRHFCYFIDHPTINSEKFKNNLYPFLSLFVPEKRWINTIATRFGTIPVYLPLAYNSDIEKYKISSSLAKHDFMYHGYTFLERIEELSNFKIINGDVDPVKFHNYMIAKLLDNLDLDLVDQIEEFEKENETELYFDSENELNRYIERLFLESDLFFKNYVLDKMTKLYINIYGDEKWRSVFPDYNKIFNAPTNHKELIELYNSHRIILNIKSRMLPTGISNVFFEGFMSGSYVLAEPTEDIESIYRDAGIEAIFKISEVKNEVSFLLANEKEYYDRIGRVQDVIKRKHTYLNRVDVITAFITNVIARVK, translated from the coding sequence ATGGATTCTCTTTCATTGTGTTTAAAAATACCTAAGTATAAAAAATTTTCATCAAGTAATATTCGAGTATTGTTGTTTGATGATGGTAATTTTATCGTTGGACATTTCGCTGAAGCTTTTGTTAAGAAAGATTATGCTGTTGAAGTATTTAAAATAAATCGAATTGAAACTATTAAGAAAAGGTACTTCAAGAGCTTTACAAAAGTTCTCGAGGAGTTTAAACCAGATCTAATTTTCTCAATAAATTTTTCTGGCTTTGACACTGAAGGAAGTTTGTCGGCATTATTAAATGTATTGCAAATTAGACATTTTTGTTATTTTATAGATCATCCTACCATAAATTCAGAAAAGTTTAAAAACAATTTGTATCCTTTTTTATCACTTTTTGTACCAGAGAAACGTTGGATCAATACAATTGCTACAAGATTTGGAACTATACCTGTTTACCTTCCTTTAGCTTATAATTCTGATATTGAAAAATATAAAATTTCTTCATCACTTGCAAAACATGATTTCATGTATCATGGATATACTTTTTTAGAGAGAATAGAGGAACTTTCAAATTTTAAAATTATAAATGGAGATGTTGATCCTGTTAAATTTCATAATTATATGATAGCTAAATTGTTGGATAATCTTGATCTTGATCTAGTAGATCAGATTGAGGAATTTGAAAAAGAGAATGAGACAGAGCTATACTTCGACTCCGAAAATGAATTGAATAGATATATAGAAAGACTTTTTCTTGAAAGTGATCTTTTTTTTAAAAACTATGTTCTTGATAAGATGACAAAATTATATATTAATATTTATGGTGATGAAAAATGGAGATCTGTTTTTCCTGATTATAATAAGATCTTTAATGCTCCTACAAATCATAAAGAATTAATTGAACTCTATAATAGCCATAGAATCATTTTAAACATAAAATCAAGGATGCTTCCAACTGGGATTTCAAATGTTTTTTTTGAAGGTTTCATGTCTGGTTCTTATGTTTTGGCTGAACCTACTGAAGATATAGAAAGTATCTATAGAGATGCTGGAATTGAAGCTATTTTTAAAATTTCTGAAGTGAAAAATGAAGTGTCATTTCTTTTAGCTAATGAAAAAGAATATTATGATCGTATTGGTAGAGTTCAAGATGTTATAAAAAGAAAACATACTTATCTAAATAGGGTAGATGTGATTACAGCATTTATAACTAATGTCATCGCAAGAGTAAAATAA
- a CDS encoding EAL domain-containing protein — protein sequence MDIFVARQPIFNKDLTVYAYELLFRSGFEKAVEIPDQDIATSNVIHRSFVDIGLDDLVGGKRVFINFTDNLLKEEIASLFPPELLTVEVLENVIPDKKIIESVINLKKKGYLIALDDFEYKDLNNPLIPHADIIKVDFMLTTEEEQFKIVQMLKHHNIKFLAEKIETRDIFEKALEWGYTYFQGFFLAKPEIKKGRGISSNKMSKLNLLIEVNKSELMIENIETIIKHDVNLSFKLLKFMNSPHFGFKREINSIKHALNLLGQREVKKWINIITLNDIGDDKPAEITREALRRGKFLENIGLINKNCKDSSEFFFLGMFSKLDCIVGLPMDQILKDFPISTDVKNAILGVEDSNYKKLLDLIINFDKGDWELVHKTNNYFKLSEPEVVKSYKEAVSWSDLIMNSNVI from the coding sequence ATGGATATTTTTGTAGCTAGACAACCAATTTTTAATAAAGATTTGACTGTTTATGCTTATGAGCTTCTATTTAGATCAGGATTTGAAAAAGCTGTTGAAATTCCTGATCAGGATATAGCTACGTCAAATGTAATTCATAGATCATTTGTTGATATAGGACTTGATGATTTAGTGGGTGGGAAGCGTGTTTTTATAAATTTTACTGATAATTTACTTAAGGAAGAGATCGCAAGTTTATTTCCTCCAGAACTTTTAACTGTTGAAGTTTTAGAGAATGTGATTCCTGATAAAAAAATAATAGAATCAGTGATAAACTTAAAAAAGAAAGGCTATTTGATCGCTTTAGATGATTTTGAATATAAGGATTTAAATAATCCATTGATACCTCATGCAGATATCATCAAAGTTGATTTTATGCTTACTACAGAAGAGGAACAGTTCAAGATTGTACAGATGTTAAAACATCACAACATAAAATTTTTAGCTGAAAAAATTGAAACGAGAGATATTTTTGAGAAAGCTTTAGAATGGGGTTATACATATTTCCAAGGGTTTTTCCTTGCAAAACCTGAAATAAAAAAGGGTCGTGGTATCTCTTCAAATAAAATGAGTAAATTAAATCTTTTGATTGAAGTGAATAAGTCAGAGTTGATGATAGAAAATATCGAAACGATTATTAAACACGATGTTAATCTTTCTTTTAAATTGTTGAAATTCATGAATTCTCCACATTTTGGATTTAAAAGGGAGATTAACTCCATCAAACATGCATTAAATCTTCTTGGTCAAAGAGAAGTTAAAAAATGGATAAATATTATTACTTTAAATGATATCGGAGATGACAAACCAGCTGAGATAACCAGAGAAGCTTTAAGAAGAGGAAAGTTTTTAGAGAATATTGGTTTGATAAATAAAAATTGTAAAGACTCTTCAGAGTTCTTTTTTCTTGGTATGTTTTCAAAACTTGATTGTATTGTAGGTTTACCAATGGATCAGATTTTAAAAGATTTTCCAATTTCTACAGATGTAAAAAATGCTATTTTAGGTGTTGAAGATTCAAATTATAAAAAGTTATTGGATCTTATTATTAATTTTGATAAAGGTGATTGGGAGCTTGTTCATAAAACAAATAACTATTTTAAGTTAAGTGAACCAGAAGTTGTTAAATCCTACAAAGAGGCAGTTTCTTGGTCGGATTTGATTATGAATTCAAATGTGATTTAA